The nucleotide sequence TAACCATGAGTATAGTAGCTTTGCTTCAGTTGGAGGGCAGTATCTACACTAGTATGTGATGAGAAATCAAAATGACAGTGCAAGAAAGATTGATAAAGAAGCAGATCTTTGACATACCCCAGTGTATTTTGAATATAAATGTTCTTCATCAGGGGAAAACTGACTCTATTCTGAATTAAGAAACGACATTCCAGTTGAATTCAGTCTCCTCCAGCCTGTTCCAGAGCGAATGGAGGAcataagcagcagcaataacactTGAAAGAAGACATTTCATTCAGTTTTCCTTCTCATAAAGAAGCTGTTCCATTTGTGCTTGTGCAGCTGAGCTAGCGCAGTTCAGTCAGTGGATTGTGCACTTGGATGTTTGGCAGAGTGCACCTAATTTGTGTAAATGGGCGCTGCATGTGGGCACGGTTGCTGGCGGCGTCTGCACTATGTGGCAAGTGGTGCCAGTTCAAGATTGTAGTCCAATTTAAACAGCGACACCCCCCTCCCGAATCGGATAGATCTCCCTACAGCAGTGCAAACTCGCCCAAAGATTTTGTGATGCCTCTGGATGTTGCTCGCTTGCTTAGAAGCTATTGAGAAAAAAAGGGAAGAGTGCTGCTTTTCTTGTAGTTTCATGTCCCCTTCTAGCTCTTcactttattgtttttgttactttattccttttctctctccctctaccCAGGTGAGATTGCTCTCCTAGAGGGACTGACAGTTGTTTACAAGAGCAGCATTGACCTGTATTTCTACGTCATCGGCAGCTCCTATGAAAATGAGGTGTGCATATCCTTGGGTGGCAAAGAGGCTTTTCTGCAGAAATGGTGCATGCAGAGTTTTGCCTACCCTAGATTCCCCGCTGAAGGTTATGTTGCTCGTGATCTTTGTGCTGCGTGAGATCCTTGGCTTCTTCCTCTGGCACAAAGCATGCTTGCAACGCTGATTGCCACTGGGGCGAGGGAGATTTGTTGCACTCCTCCACCCTCCCTGAAAACAGTTGACAGTCCCACAGGATTCTttaaggcagaggtggggaacctgtggtccttcagttaTTGTGTGACTCCACCTaacatcagccacagccagcatggcctataGTGAgatgttgatgggagttgtagtctaagggAATCTTGAAGGCATGGATTTCATATTCCTGCTTTAAGAGGGATGACTTCAACAGAGCAAGAAAGGCCTGGATTTCTATgtccttggggtgggtgggtgtgctggcAGTCAGTGTCATGCTATTGCCCTCTAGGAattacctacccccccccccaatatctccaAAGCCAGCTTTGCCTTGAGCCACTTGTGTATGCGATCGCAtggcttgtgtgcatgtgtgtgtgtggttccttTTCTCTGAAACTTTTGTCTTCTCCTTTGCAGCTAATGCTAATGGCTGTGCTGAACTGTCTCTTCGACTCACTCAGTCAGATGCTGCGGTAAGAATCTGCTTTCTGGTCGTGGCTGAGCTGGTTGCACAGGGTGAAATGTGGGGATTGTTTTTGTGCCTCAAATGCATTCATTTTGGGGTTGGGTACACCACTGAGAACaaatgcactttttaaatttcttaatgtgttggaagtgcaaaaataataataatgtacttcATTGTTTGGATTCCACATCCACACACACCCGGATGCTTTAAGTCACAATAAAATCAATTGAAAGTCTATTTTCAGCCTCCTGTCTCCAAAATGGGTTAAGTGACCCCTAGTGctatcctgtgcatgtttacccagaaatAAAGGCTGGCACCTGCACTTACAGGTCAAGACATTTTCCCTGGGCAATTTAATTTGGGCAACAAATTTGAGCTGCTGCCTCGATAGTATCATCTCGTCGTGTTTTATGATGTAAATAGTTATTTATAATTGGACTCAGAATAATAAAGACATGTCTTCAACAGATTAAAAAGGCCCATTGAAGTTTGGTGGGATTTACTCCCACATATaagtgagtttaggattgcaacctcagtTATGGGGAATTCAGGAAGGTGTGTAAGCCGGGATAAGAAGCATACAAAAGGGTCCAGCTGACAGCCACATGTGAGCACAGAGAGAAGGTGTCCTTGGCAGAGGCAGATGTACAGGATATGGGTCCTGTCgtgcctttttcctttttcagctGTCAGTGCGATTCCTGGACCAATAAAGCAATAATAAAGATGATGTGCTAGGTGTGTCCGTTGTGGCACAGCAAAAGCACAGAATCAAGCCTCTAAAAATTGTGGCTTTTGTTCTTTAGAAGGGGAATATTGGGATGGTTAGAAGCTGCTAGAGGCGAACTAAAGCCTTACATACCCATCACATCTTCTGGCTTCCTAACCCACGTCTAGCAGAAGCGGAATATATTCATGGCAACGAATAGATGATTGCGCTGCTTGCCTaactatattatatatttatttgttgaagATATTTAATTGCCAACGTCTCGtaagtggtgtacataaaaaTTACTAAAAGCATACGATGGATAAAATCAATTACAATTAgtcttaaaaacagaaaaattccTTAAAATGTCTGCTGAAAAGGAAAGGTCTTGGTCAGGAGCCTGAagctcaggaggggagagggccttTCTAATCTGAGCTGGGCGGGAGCTCCAACCCCCCTGCTGCTGTATTAAATACATATTTGTCCATATTTATTTAGGTTATGGAATACGGCTTTTATTAATGTAGAATTGCAATTTCTTTGTGTGGGTGGTGGCGCATAATACATGTGTGTGCTCATGCCCCATTTAAAGGAAGCCCTTTGTGTATGGTTTTGCTAGTCAttagagccctactggatcagtccaaaataccatgtagttcagcatcctgttctcacagccagGTGTGCAGCCAGATACCTAGGGTACTCAAGCAACACACGAGTGTAACGGCAATCTCCCCACTTGTGGTtccttatcctccaggaatttgtccagATCCCTTTTAAAGCCTCACCGCATCTCACCCAGCCCCTTCATCGTCCTTGCGATTGCACAGTGAAGCTTTTAAATGTGGGGCACGTCTGAGTTAAGGTCTGTGCTTAAGGCTCTGACAATGAGCTAGGTTGTGAGATGCCCCAGGTAGTCCTCAGCTTCTCAACTGAGCAAAATCTGGTTTGTCCTTCTGTAGGAAGAATGTGGAGAAGCGAGCACTTATGGAAAACATGGAGGGCCTTTTCCTGGCAGTGGATGAAATTGTGGATGGCGGGTAAGTCCAGCCACTACACTAAACTTATAGACTTCTCGCAGCTCTATTCAGGATctgatttgtgtgtatgtgtgtgtgtgtattgacaGAATGTGTATTCTTGATGGTGGCCCTTGCATTTGCATGACTCTTCTATCACTCCTGCCCTGCCCTTGGAGCATAGCCCAGCTGAGTGAGTGATTGCTTCTTCATCTCTTACAGGGTGATTCTTGAGAGTGACCCCCAGCAGGTACTACATAGAGTTGCTGTGCGGGTAAGTGAAACCCATCTCTCTTCTTCCTTGAATGCCACTTCAGTAGGCATCACCTCTCTGCTTACCTCTGTCCCAGCTGAAGGGCACAGGAACCCGACAGAAGAAATCAACCAGTTGCAGTGTTGCAGAGAGgggtgttttctccccccccttaacATATTTGaaatctaatttaaaaaaaaatttaagccaAATTGCATAggttggtggggagaggaggctgcTGCTGGTAATCTGGTTAGTGGTTAGACTAAATGGCATTGGGCAGTAGTCTTCTGAGCAATCCATAACTCCTGGGTAGGAGCTAGGAACTCTAGAGCAGATATGTAGTAGAGAGGAGTGGGGTCTCCTTTTAGGAGTtgttgggttaaaccacagagcctaggccttgcagatcacaaggtcggcggttcagatccccttgacggggtgagctcccattgtttgatccctgctcctgccaatctagcagttcgaaagcacgtcaaaatgcaagtagataaataggtactgctctggcaggaaggtaaacggcgtttccgtgtgctgttctggttctccagaagctgcttagtcatgctggccacatgacctggaagctgtatgccagctccctcggccagtaaagcaagatgagtgccgcaaccccagagtcgtccacgactggacctaatggtcaggggtccctttacctttacctttaaatctaGAAGAGCCTTGCTGTATTAGGCTAACGGTctatatagtccagcatcctgttttcacagtggccagtcaggcCTGTTTTCAATTGCTTTATTATTTCTGTGCACCGCTGAAtttgtggtttcccccctttGTATTTCAGGGAGAGGATGTCCCTCTTACAGAGCAGACAGTGTCACAGGTATGTCTTCTGCCTAGATCTAGCTGGGTACTTTTCATTAAATGCTGCTTGGTGCCACTTTTTCTACATGTTTCCTCCCCCTCTCGTTTTTCCCTGAAGCTTCCGGGATATTGCACCAACTTTGTTTAACTTGATGTGCCAGCCAAAAACGTTTCTGTTTACCCATGCATTTGGATCTTGATTCTGGCCtattttggtgttcatcttttTATCCTTGTTGCCAGATGAGCACTAATAATCACCTTGAAGTTTTTACAATcagacggtatataaattttatgaagtaaaataaataataattgaggAGGCATGCTAGGAGGATACGTCTGCCTATTGCATCCCACAAATATGTTTTTGGCGTTTGATGTAGAATTTAATATGCTGATATTCTTGactgccaaaacaaaacaaaacaaaaaaacagcaacccaatctTCTTAGTCCTTATGGCTACAGAAATAAGTATGGAAACCTGTTGATGAAATCTCACAAGTCAAAGTGAGCCTAACAGAATCTTGGCTGGTGAAAGGACTGAGCTTAAGTACAGTGCATAGGAATTGCCCCTAGTGCTTTTAGATATCGGGCATTGCATTTTGGAAAAAGCAAGTTGCTCAGCCCCTTTCCAGAAGTGTCACAGGGGAATATGCATTTTTAGGGATGTACAGATGTGGCTGGTGGTGGAAATGTCAGGGGAGCCCTGCCTGGAGCCCATAGGCTCCAGCTGTTGCCCCAagtttgtatgtgtgcatgcagtaTGAATCCTTTTCCAGGTAGTATTTAAGGCGTTTTCCACCAAGGTGTTTCCTGTTAACCACAAAAGGGTTGGGTTTGTGCAGAGTGTATTTCAACTGAATCCTGCAGGCTGAAAAAAATCTGAACCCTTCAACTTCTGTCTGCAGGTGTTGCAGTCAGCAAAGGAACAGATCAAGTGGTCACTACTGCGATGAGGAGCCACGTGGGATCTCCCCCATTAACCTACTGTGTCCCCAGCTGTCCCCTCTTCCTGTCTGTTTCGCACTGACCAAAATGCAACATGACCACAGTTTTTGATGTATGCGGTATCTGGCTCTTACTGAGTCTCGGCACTGTTTCAATGGTGGTGGGGGCTAGTGAGTCGGAAACTAGGGAGCAGGgacatctttggaagaagaaaagtctTTTTCCTGGCATCCTCCCTCCACCTTAGACACCCCTTGCTGGCCAGAGATGCAGGTGCCTCACCCTGTTCTAAGAGCTTTCTGGTTGTCGTCAgattattttctgttttgccgCTAGCTCAGATCATGGTTGGTGGCTGCTTCCAAAGAGTTGTTGTCTTAATAATAGTCCATTTAATGGACATGGTGAATAGGAATTCTTCCTGACACCCAGCTGTCTAAACCCATGTTATGGGTGGTATTTCCTACCAAAGTACACAGCCTAAGCCGAGCTTAGTGCCGGTGCATTTTTATTGTCTTACTTTGCATGGCTAATTGCAGCCAtacgggacacaggtggcgctgtggtgtaaaccaacGAGCCTtcggcttgccaattggaaggtcggcggttcgaatccctgcgacagggtgagctcccgttgctcggtcccagcttctaccaacctagcagtccgaaagcacttcaaagtgcaagtagttaaataggtaccgctctggcgggaaggtaaatggcatttccatacgctgctttggtttcgccagaagcggcttagtcatgctggccacatgacccagaaaaaactgtctgtggacaaacgccggccagtaaagtgagatgagcgccgcaaccccagagtcgttcgcgaatggacttaagtgtcagggggtcctttgcctttacctttaatttcagCCATtatctctttctcttcttttacTGCACTGTTTTCTGCAACTTGAGCAGGAGTGTTCAGGACCCCAAACAGTTGCTACCGCGCACCACGCCTCCTTTTAAGGATTTATTAACTACTTCTCAAGCATACTACCAACAGATCAGCTGCTGAAAtaaccgaagaagaagaagagtttggatttgatatcccgcttttcactacccaaaggagtctcaaagcggctaacattctcctttcccttcctcccccacaacaaacactctgtgaggtgagtggggctgagagacttcagagaagtgtgactagcccaaggtcacccagcagctgcatgtggaggagcagagacgcgaagccggttcaccagattattagtctaccgctcttaaccattacaccacactggctcgaagACGATCGCCAAAACAATACTTCTCTTTGGGTGGGACTTAGCCTTGGTAATGACGTCTTAGGCAGGGCTTAGTGTTGCTTgaggtgccttttttttttagcccaaggtcacatccCCTCCTGTGTACTTGTCTGAGGGGTGCACACCAGTTGTGGgaaggccagaagcaaaagggggCAGGAAAATGGGTGTGACTCTCTTAATCTTTCATAGGCTACATTCTGCCCATGCAAACGTTAcgagttttacacacacacaccatccagcaagcaagaggcattgagAGTAGGCTGATGAAGAACCCCAAGGGCTATGCAGAGATACCTGGACAGACAACCACATTTCACTTTTTGGGCAGAAGTTGCCTACCCCAATTCTAGAGGGAAAGTACATAATTGTGTGCAGAATTCAAATTCTTGGGCGGGGGGAGGGGCACAACAGCTGTCCATCCCATGGAGCTGAGAGCTATGTATGAAATACCTGCAGAAATCAGAGAAGAGGTGGAATGACAGTTTCAGGACTTGGGGCATTCGGGTTCTATGCCTTTTTGCGCAATTACCAAAACCAGAAATAGACTTCCTTgcttacttacctgggagtaaagtcTATTgaactttatggaactcgcttctGAGTACACAGACATAGGCTTGCTGTTATAATTACGCCAAGTGATCCATTCCACTTTGCTTGGTGCAGCAGAATTTGAATTTTGTAGTCCCAGAACTGACTGCACAAAAGCCAGATTACCAGGAGATACTAAACTGTTGGTTTCTAGCACTGTCACATTTTGTCCAAGTCATTTAAACAAACCACATTCCGTAGGGCTGCAAAAAGTGGAGGGGGCGTTTTTAACGGGTGAGTAAAATAAGAAACTCGGAAGTAGGAATTCTCTGGAACCTTTGACAACCTACTCTGTGTGTGACTTTGAATTTGTTTCTCCCTTCTGGTTCAGAGATGACACAATCAAATAGATCAATTTACCTGTTTAAGGCATCTGCCATTCCGTTAATGGTGTCTGCCTGGTCAGGGATCACTCCTCCCATCTGACTGGCACACACTTTGATTTCCTTCCTGGTTCTGGAAGCCTCCCTTTGGTTTTTCTTGTCTCTCATAAGTCCAGGTGGTCTTGGAGGAACTGCTGAAATTCTTCCAGATTTCTATTATGGCGTGGGAATACTATAGATAGTTGTTTAATTAATCAATACATTCCGACTCTTCCGCTGGAACTTGGGCTTCACAGAACTCTTCTCGCTGTAGGAATAAAGAACACTATATCCCATGTGCGTCATGCTTTAGGGTTAGAGCTTGCACAATCCTGTTCAGTTGGATCTGTAGCTGGTTATCTGCCACAGTCACCTCCACACTGCAGTTAGTTGCAAACTCTGGGCAATATTTGATCAAACTGCTGCATGCCTATATTACTACAGGCGGAAACCCTTTCATGCATGTTCCATTGACAGGGGGCCGCTGATGTGCGGATCATTTTAGACCTGGAAGAGAGAGCAatggggggcagggtggggtgggcttATGCGCACACAGGGGACAAACACAATCCCTGCGCAAATCGGGGGTTGCCttacagcagcacaaccagacatcttcatcctgccccagctgcaacaaaacatgtctctcccatgtcAGTCTCTGCAGCcgcagcaggcactgtaactctaaATTGTTGCAAcggggtccccactcaccacatgcaggagcgAGGAGGAACCtggaacaatggtgcgcaagccctttaTAGGCTCTTGAAACTGCCCActctgtagctcaagaccactcCCTAgagcatcatacatacatcacagaaggaggtgggtctacagcagaaatacatcacaggaggctgtctacagcagaaatcctgtttgccaggatacctggcaatggtcactgattgctttacctgggcagcctgcccattcttttgtgatggtaaatactttaattcctgaatccgggtaacaggctcaccctattcatacacaaatatgtccttaagacaggtaagcaaaataCAATGGAGagcctttcccatttccttcctccttgcagagaaatatttgaagtCACtgggggagtcaaaatggtttcaggattgctctcctatTTCAGACACATTAATACACTTatttatgtgtttgccttgtacatttatgaatgctttat is from Lacerta agilis isolate rLacAgi1 chromosome 2, rLacAgi1.pri, whole genome shotgun sequence and encodes:
- the COPZ1 gene encoding coatomer subunit zeta-1 isoform X2; protein product: MKKEPSLYTVKAILILDNDGDRLFAKYYDDTYPTVKEQKAFEKNIFNKTHRTDSEIALLEGLTVVYKSSIDLYFYVIGSSYENELMLMAVLNCLFDSLSQMLRKNVEKRALMENMEGLFLAVDEIVDGGVILESDPQQVLHRVAVRGEDVPLTEQTVSQVLQSAKEQIKWSLLR
- the COPZ1 gene encoding coatomer subunit zeta-1 isoform X1, coding for MPLQQRLMLHVGTGATKMEALILEPSLYTVKAILILDNDGDRLFAKYYDDTYPTVKEQKAFEKNIFNKTHRTDSEIALLEGLTVVYKSSIDLYFYVIGSSYENELMLMAVLNCLFDSLSQMLRKNVEKRALMENMEGLFLAVDEIVDGGVILESDPQQVLHRVAVRGEDVPLTEQTVSQVLQSAKEQIKWSLLR